The following proteins are co-located in the bacterium genome:
- a CDS encoding glycosyltransferase family 2 protein → MAAILVTVFWLALAVLFYAYAGFTLLVMAWARLQRRRVLQAPITPRLSLIIPVWNEEKTIAGRLDNALALDYPKSALEIIVASDGSDDGTEAMVARYVGQGVRLLALPRRGKLHAIREAVACATGELLVFSDANSMYQTEALRKLARNFADPQVGGVCGNQIYLKAGRHADTTNQGEHLYWSFDKWLKQQESLTGSIVSAHGAIYAIRRTLYRHPASAAVTDDFAISTAVIEQGYRLVFEREAVAYEEPAPAAAREFSRKVRIMTRGLRGVLLRRKLLNPLRHGFYAVTLFSHKVVRRLVPVFLLLLFGASLALATHHDFYAAAAMGQALFYALAGLGYGLRQRRSGRLKLFYIPFFYCLANAAALVALAKVLRGDRIERWQPQRQIATSDVQIT, encoded by the coding sequence ATGGCGGCCATTCTGGTGACGGTCTTCTGGCTCGCGCTCGCGGTGCTGTTCTATGCCTACGCCGGCTTCACGCTGCTGGTGATGGCATGGGCGCGCTTGCAGCGGCGGCGCGTGCTGCAGGCGCCCATCACCCCGCGGCTGAGCCTGATCATTCCAGTGTGGAACGAGGAGAAAACCATTGCCGGCCGGCTGGATAATGCCCTCGCCCTGGACTATCCCAAATCCGCGCTCGAAATCATCGTGGCTTCGGACGGCTCGGACGACGGCACCGAGGCCATGGTCGCGCGTTATGTCGGGCAGGGAGTGCGGCTGCTGGCGCTGCCGCGGCGGGGCAAGCTGCATGCGATCCGGGAAGCCGTGGCCTGCGCCACCGGCGAGCTGCTGGTCTTCTCCGACGCGAATTCCATGTACCAAACCGAGGCGCTGCGCAAGCTGGCGCGCAACTTCGCCGATCCGCAAGTAGGCGGCGTGTGCGGCAATCAAATCTATCTCAAGGCCGGCCGGCACGCGGACACCACCAATCAGGGCGAGCATCTCTATTGGTCTTTTGACAAGTGGCTCAAGCAACAGGAGAGCCTCACCGGCAGCATCGTTTCCGCGCACGGCGCGATCTACGCGATCCGGCGCACGCTGTACCGCCATCCGGCGAGTGCAGCCGTGACCGATGACTTCGCCATTTCCACCGCGGTGATCGAACAGGGCTATCGCCTGGTGTTCGAGCGCGAAGCCGTTGCCTATGAGGAGCCGGCGCCGGCAGCAGCGCGGGAATTCAGCCGCAAGGTTCGCATCATGACGCGCGGTCTGCGCGGCGTGCTGTTGCGCCGCAAGCTGCTCAATCCCCTGCGCCATGGTTTCTATGCCGTCACCCTGTTTTCGCACAAAGTGGTGCGACGCCTGGTACCTGTTTTTCTTTTGCTGTTGTTTGGTGCCAGTCTGGCGCTGGCCACGCACCATGATTTCTACGCGGCCGCGGCAATGGGGCAGGCACTGTTTTATGCGCTCGCCGGCCTGGGCTATGGCTTGCGGCAACGGCGCAGCGGCCGGCTGAAATTGTTCTATATCCCCTTCTTCTATTGCCTCGCCAATGCCGCCGCGTTGGTGGCGCTGGCCAAAGTGCTGCGCGGCGACCGCATCGAACGCTGGCAGCCGCAACGCCAGATCGCCACCTCCGACGTGCAGATAACCTGA
- a CDS encoding sugar transferase — MQGAYFIGETLPASAAIAAAQVEKPWYLRGEVRNKVPGSNKTYQLVKRGIDLIISLAALPVALLLLGLCALAIRIDSPGPVFFFQYRTGRGGRRFKMYKLRTMVENAEQLKEKYLHLNLLTWPDFKIADDPRITRVGKFLRKTSLDELPQIFNVLHGEMSIVGPRPTSFSASTYSLWHTARLELKPGLTGLWQVCGRNEIDFDERCRLDIAYMRYQSFWLDLRIMFRTVSVLFTGRGAN, encoded by the coding sequence ATGCAAGGTGCCTATTTCATCGGAGAAACATTGCCCGCCAGCGCGGCGATTGCCGCGGCGCAGGTGGAAAAACCCTGGTATCTGCGCGGCGAAGTGCGCAACAAAGTGCCGGGCAGCAATAAAACGTATCAACTCGTCAAACGCGGTATCGATTTGATCATCAGCCTGGCGGCGTTGCCGGTGGCGTTGCTGTTGCTCGGCCTGTGCGCCCTCGCCATTCGCATCGACTCGCCCGGGCCGGTGTTCTTCTTTCAATACCGCACCGGCCGCGGCGGCCGGCGCTTCAAAATGTACAAGCTGCGCACGATGGTGGAAAACGCCGAGCAGCTCAAGGAAAAATATCTCCATCTCAATCTGCTCACCTGGCCGGACTTCAAGATCGCCGATGATCCGCGCATCACGCGCGTCGGCAAGTTCCTGCGTAAAACCAGCCTGGATGAGCTGCCGCAGATCTTCAACGTTCTGCACGGCGAAATGAGCATCGTTGGGCCGCGCCCCACTTCCTTCAGCGCCTCCACTTACAGCCTGTGGCATACGGCGCGGCTGGAGCTGAAACCCGGCCTCACCGGATTGTGGCAGGTCTGCGGCCGCAATGAAATCGATTTCGACGAGCGCTGCCGCCTCGACATCGCCTACATGCGCTACCAGTCCTTCTGGCTGGATTTGCGGATCATGTTCCGCACCGTCTCGGTCTTGTTCACCGGCCGGGGAGCCAACTGA
- a CDS encoding CpsD/CapB family tyrosine-protein kinase: protein MESALTLPSYNYRNSEASPAGDLQGISLPEAEAGIVSPSSGRLLPALSKEQLKLRNALLLAREQRGIRSVLLTGADEGTGVTAVAVSLALGLSLDPQKEILLVDANVQRPQLHRIFPLKMSEGLKTTASEGGSYLEMAVVAGLPNLHVMPAIGGVYGTPFEARRFAAVAAALHETFDFVILDAPAFGTTPEVAMLSAYVQSVIIVAEAERTRVPEVREIVRELSRVKATLLGVVLNREREQLPALIRKWL from the coding sequence ATGGAGTCAGCCCTCACCTTGCCATCATACAACTACAGAAATTCAGAGGCCTCGCCGGCCGGCGACCTGCAAGGGATTTCGCTGCCCGAGGCGGAAGCGGGAATCGTCTCCCCATCCAGCGGCCGCTTGCTGCCGGCGTTGAGCAAAGAACAGCTCAAGCTGCGCAACGCGCTGTTGCTGGCGCGCGAACAGCGCGGTATTCGCTCGGTGCTGCTCACCGGCGCGGACGAAGGCACGGGCGTCACCGCGGTCGCGGTCAGCCTGGCGCTGGGTTTGAGCCTCGATCCCCAAAAAGAGATTTTGCTGGTGGACGCCAATGTGCAGCGTCCGCAATTGCACCGCATTTTCCCGCTCAAGATGAGCGAGGGATTGAAGACCACAGCCAGCGAGGGCGGAAGTTACCTCGAGATGGCGGTGGTTGCCGGACTGCCCAACCTGCATGTCATGCCGGCCATCGGCGGCGTGTACGGCACACCTTTCGAAGCGCGGCGCTTTGCCGCCGTGGCTGCGGCCCTGCATGAGACCTTTGATTTTGTCATTCTCGACGCCCCGGCGTTTGGCACCACGCCCGAGGTGGCAATGCTGAGCGCCTACGTCCAAAGCGTGATCATCGTGGCCGAGGCCGAGCGCACCCGCGTGCCGGAAGTCCGGGAGATCGTTCGCGAGCTGAGCCGCGTCAAAGCCACCCTCCTGGGCGTCGTGCTCAATCGCGAACGGGAGCAGTTACCTGCCTTGATTCGCAAGTGGCTTTGA
- a CDS encoding polysaccharide export protein — translation MSYFERDFKQMLHMRIPGEVEGCRWGGHHRVWAPILLLALALSELSLTGCASTPSTRVAASPGLRSSATLPAYRDRVAITGVASAPPEYRINILDELEIKTRYHERLNEIAKVRPDGRITLEAVGDLYVVGRTPSQVDSLITAAYAEIVHAPEVTVYVRNFAGLAVYVLGEVDKPGQLELLPNMTVLQALAAAGGPIRGAKMNSVIVLRPDQAGELTGVRVDLARPALAAAAHQDLYLQPQDVVYVPKTFIANVNEFLTQVYDGLFPPFDIYLRALREYNRPR, via the coding sequence ATGAGCTACTTTGAAAGGGATTTCAAACAGATGCTGCACATGCGCATTCCAGGAGAAGTGGAAGGATGCCGGTGGGGCGGGCACCATAGAGTCTGGGCGCCCATTCTCCTGCTTGCACTGGCGCTCAGCGAGCTCTCGCTTACGGGATGCGCCAGCACTCCCTCCACCCGAGTTGCGGCCAGCCCCGGTTTGCGTTCCTCTGCCACCCTGCCGGCCTACCGCGACCGTGTCGCCATTACGGGCGTCGCGAGCGCGCCCCCGGAGTATCGCATCAACATTCTCGACGAGCTCGAAATCAAGACCCGCTATCACGAGCGGCTGAATGAAATCGCCAAAGTCCGGCCGGATGGTCGCATCACGCTGGAAGCAGTCGGCGACCTCTATGTCGTGGGCCGCACGCCTTCGCAAGTGGACAGCCTGATTACCGCCGCCTATGCCGAGATCGTGCATGCGCCGGAGGTGACGGTTTATGTGCGCAATTTCGCAGGGCTGGCGGTCTATGTGCTGGGTGAAGTCGACAAGCCCGGCCAGCTCGAACTGCTGCCGAACATGACCGTGTTGCAGGCACTGGCTGCGGCCGGCGGCCCGATTCGCGGCGCCAAAATGAACAGTGTGATTGTATTGCGGCCCGATCAGGCGGGTGAACTCACCGGCGTGCGCGTCGATCTGGCGCGGCCGGCGCTCGCGGCGGCCGCGCATCAGGACTTGTATCTGCAGCCGCAGGATGTGGTTTATGTTCCCAAGACGTTCATCGCCAACGTCAACGAGTTTCTCACCCAGGTGTATGACGGCCTGTTTCCACCTTTCGACATCTACCTGAGGGCCTTGCGCGAATACAACCGCCCCCGTTGA